The proteins below are encoded in one region of Rhodospirillaceae bacterium:
- a CDS encoding UDP-N-acetylmuramate--L-alanine ligase: MNTLTLPTGPIHFVGIGGIGMSGIAEILHNLGYRVQGSDLNENANVLRLRKLGIAVAIGQADKNLEGVEVVVLSSAIKESNPEVMAARKRHIPIVRRAEMLAELMHLKSAIAVGGSHGKTTTTSLIAALLEAADMDPTVINGGIINAYGTNAHLGEGEWMVVEADESDGTFIKLPATIAVVTNIDREHLDFYGSFAELKNAFVQFVENIPFYGFSVLCIDDPEVAAMLPRISDRRLVTYGVSPKAEIQGLNVRITPTATYFDARIKGRGGDPDTVIEGLQLPMPGLHNVKNALAMVTIAQEMQISEPVLRKALAEFGGVRRRFTNLGCVNGITIIDDYGHHPVEIAAVLSGARAIATGKVIAVFQPHRYSRVQSLFEDFCAAFGDADTVIVSDIYGAGETPINGIDRDAILKGLRAQGHANALPLERPESLARRIYDIAEEGDYVICLGAGDITAWAQALPDALARIEGKPLEARQ, from the coding sequence ATGAACACCCTGACCCTTCCCACCGGCCCCATTCACTTCGTCGGCATCGGCGGCATCGGCATGAGCGGGATTGCGGAAATCCTCCACAACCTCGGCTATCGCGTACAGGGAAGCGATTTGAACGAAAATGCGAACGTCCTTCGCTTGCGCAAGCTTGGCATTGCCGTCGCCATCGGACAGGCCGACAAGAATCTTGAGGGCGTCGAGGTCGTCGTTCTTTCCTCCGCTATCAAGGAAAGCAACCCCGAAGTGATGGCGGCCAGAAAACGGCATATCCCAATCGTTCGCCGCGCCGAAATGCTGGCTGAGCTGATGCATCTTAAATCGGCGATCGCCGTTGGCGGCTCCCACGGGAAGACAACGACGACCTCCCTGATCGCCGCCCTTCTTGAGGCCGCCGACATGGACCCGACCGTCATCAATGGCGGCATCATCAACGCCTATGGCACGAACGCCCATCTTGGCGAAGGCGAATGGATGGTTGTCGAGGCGGATGAATCAGACGGCACCTTTATCAAATTGCCGGCCACAATTGCCGTCGTCACAAACATCGATCGCGAGCATCTCGATTTCTACGGCTCCTTTGCCGAGCTAAAGAACGCCTTCGTGCAATTCGTCGAAAACATTCCGTTTTACGGCTTTTCGGTTCTCTGCATCGACGACCCGGAAGTTGCCGCCATGCTGCCGCGCATCTCGGACCGTCGGCTGGTGACCTATGGGGTCAGCCCCAAAGCGGAGATTCAGGGCCTTAATGTCCGCATCACGCCAACGGCAACCTATTTCGATGCCCGCATCAAGGGGCGCGGCGGCGATCCGGACACGGTCATCGAAGGCTTGCAACTGCCGATGCCGGGGCTGCACAACGTAAAAAATGCGCTAGCCATGGTCACCATCGCCCAGGAAATGCAAATTTCCGAGCCCGTCCTGCGCAAGGCGCTGGCCGAGTTTGGCGGCGTGCGACGGCGCTTTACCAACCTTGGCTGCGTGAACGGCATCACCATCATCGACGATTACGGGCACCACCCCGTTGAAATTGCTGCCGTGCTGAGCGGTGCCCGCGCCATCGCGACGGGCAAGGTCATCGCCGTCTTCCAGCCGCACCGTTACAGCCGGGTGCAAAGTCTTTTCGAGGATTTCTGCGCGGCCTTTGGCGACGCCGACACCGTCATCGTGTCCGACATCTATGGTGCGGGCGAAACGCCGATCAACGGCATCGACCGGGACGCCATTCTCAAAGGCTTGCGCGCCCAGGGCCACGCAAACGCGTTGCCCCTTGAAAGGCCGGAAAGCCTTGCCAGACGCATTTACGACATCGCCGAAGAAGGCGACTACGTCATCTGCCTGGGCGCCGGCGACATCACGGCCTGGGCCCAGGCGCTGCCGGACGCGCTGGCCCGAATTGAAGGAAAACCGCTGGAGGCTAGGCAATGA
- a CDS encoding UDP-N-acetylenolpyruvoylglucosamine reductase translates to MIAADRKNTERLCDRLPTVRGSYQKAVALGAMTWFRVGGKAEILFQPADVADLADFLKGKPADIAVTVLGLGSNLLVRDGGIAGVVIRLGRAFADITVDGTTLHAGAGALDRAIAMASRDAGLTGLEFLSGIPGTLGGSLRMNAGAYQHEMKTCVETAEALDPDGERHPLSPDDLGFTYRQCAVPEDWIFIGATLKGEKGDREAIARRIAEIADTREETQPIRTRTGGSTFANPPGAKAWELIAAAGCRGLKIGGAMVSEKHCNFLINTGTANAADIEALGEEIRRRVFAKSGVWLEWEIRRVGNPLQGGPLQGQPQAKSGGAP, encoded by the coding sequence ATGATAGCGGCGGATCGGAAAAACACCGAACGGCTTTGCGATCGCCTGCCCACCGTGCGCGGTAGCTATCAAAAGGCGGTGGCGCTGGGCGCCATGACCTGGTTCCGGGTCGGCGGCAAAGCGGAAATTCTGTTCCAGCCCGCCGATGTCGCGGACCTTGCCGATTTCCTGAAAGGAAAGCCCGCCGATATCGCTGTGACGGTGCTTGGGCTTGGTTCCAACCTTCTGGTTCGCGATGGCGGCATCGCCGGTGTCGTCATCCGGCTGGGCCGCGCCTTTGCCGATATCACGGTTGACGGCACGACCCTTCACGCCGGGGCCGGGGCATTGGATCGCGCCATCGCCATGGCCAGCCGCGACGCCGGCCTCACCGGCCTTGAATTCCTGAGCGGCATTCCCGGCACCCTTGGCGGCAGCTTGCGCATGAACGCCGGTGCCTATCAGCACGAGATGAAAACCTGCGTCGAGACGGCCGAAGCGCTGGACCCAGACGGCGAACGCCACCCGCTTTCCCCAGACGATCTTGGCTTTACCTATCGCCAGTGCGCCGTGCCAGAAGACTGGATTTTTATCGGCGCGACTCTCAAGGGCGAAAAGGGCGACCGCGAGGCCATCGCGCGGCGCATTGCCGAAATTGCCGACACCCGGGAGGAAACTCAGCCGATCCGCACACGCACCGGCGGCAGCACATTTGCCAACCCGCCCGGCGCAAAAGCCTGGGAGCTGATCGCCGCAGCCGGTTGCCGCGGCCTGAAGATTGGCGGCGCGATGGTGTCTGAAAAACATTGCAACTTCCTGATCAACACCGGCACGGCGAACGCCGCCGACATCGAAGCCCTCGGCGAAGAAATTCGCCGCCGTGTTTTTGCGAAAAGCGGCGTCTGGCTGGAATGGGAAATCCGCCGCGTCGGCAACCCCCTGCAAGGGGGCCCCCTGCAAGGGCAGCCCCAGGCCAAGTCCGGAGGCGCGCCATGA
- a CDS encoding D-alanine--D-alanine ligase, with the protein MTKKAKTIAVLMGGWSAERDVSLASGAAVANALTQSGCRVQRIDVTRDMRALLDQLDPKPDVVFNALHGRFGEDGGIQGLLEGLGLPYTHSGVLASAIAMDKPMTRRLFAEAGIPHPDGGVFPCKAVQAAHPMEPPYVLKPLNEGSSVGVRLVLAKADAPGCGPDWAFGKDVLVERYIPGREICVAVMGDAALGAIEIRPREGFYDYAAKYTEDRAEHAMPAPIAPEAYEEALQLGLRAHCALGCKGVTRADLRYDDSHGEPGKFYVLEVNTQPGLTTLSLVPEIAAHAGIAFPELVTWMVEDAQCES; encoded by the coding sequence ATGACGAAAAAGGCGAAAACAATCGCCGTCCTGATGGGCGGATGGTCCGCCGAACGCGACGTCTCCCTTGCAAGCGGCGCGGCCGTCGCCAACGCGCTGACCCAAAGCGGCTGCCGCGTCCAACGCATCGACGTCACCCGCGACATGCGCGCCTTGCTCGACCAGCTCGACCCAAAGCCGGACGTTGTCTTTAACGCGCTCCATGGACGCTTTGGCGAGGACGGCGGCATCCAGGGCCTTCTTGAAGGCCTCGGCCTGCCCTACACCCATTCCGGCGTTCTTGCCTCGGCCATCGCAATGGACAAGCCGATGACGCGGCGTCTGTTTGCCGAAGCCGGCATTCCCCATCCCGATGGCGGCGTCTTTCCCTGCAAGGCCGTGCAAGCGGCCCATCCGATGGAACCGCCCTATGTGCTGAAACCGCTCAACGAAGGCTCCAGCGTCGGCGTCCGCCTGGTCCTGGCAAAGGCAGACGCCCCCGGCTGTGGACCGGATTGGGCCTTTGGCAAGGACGTGCTGGTCGAACGTTACATTCCCGGCCGTGAAATCTGTGTCGCCGTTATGGGGGACGCCGCCCTTGGTGCGATCGAGATCCGCCCCCGGGAAGGCTTTTACGATTACGCGGCAAAATACACAGAAGACCGGGCCGAGCACGCCATGCCCGCACCCATCGCGCCCGAGGCCTATGAAGAAGCGCTGCAGCTTGGCCTGCGCGCCCATTGCGCCCTTGGCTGCAAAGGCGTGACCCGGGCCGATCTGCGTTACGACGACAGCCATGGCGAGCCTGGAAAATTCTACGTCCTTGAAGTCAACACCCAGCCCGGCCTGACAACGCTTTCTCTCGTTCCAGAGATCGCCGCCCATGCCGGCATCGCATTCCCGGAACTCGTCACCTGGATGGTGGAGGACGCGCAATGCGAAAGCTGA
- a CDS encoding cell division protein FtsQ — protein sequence MRKLTAKFLPGKKKAAPRKRRRTRRPDRRRTLGLFLTTMLFGVLLGFGWAWWSGWAMTARAELASWAVEKSIASGLIVRKIEIEGYAETRRKTILDALGVQAGDPILSLDPAKAQAALEALPWVQTAAVERHLPDRIRLHLTEREPLALWQSNGKLALIDVEGVVIQRGKLARFRTLPVVIGGSAPKKAQALFATLGREPELAARVATATLIGRRRWNLRLKNGVEIYLPEEGLATAWATLSEYERLEGITQHKVTVVDLRLEGRLVVRIPQIKTKPGHRPERET from the coding sequence ATGCGAAAGCTGACCGCCAAATTCCTTCCGGGGAAGAAGAAAGCAGCACCGCGCAAACGCCGCCGGACGCGGCGACCCGACCGAAGGCGCACGCTGGGTCTTTTTCTCACCACCATGCTTTTCGGCGTCCTGCTGGGTTTCGGCTGGGCCTGGTGGTCGGGATGGGCCATGACAGCGCGCGCCGAGCTTGCGTCCTGGGCCGTGGAAAAAAGCATTGCCAGCGGCCTTATCGTTCGGAAAATTGAAATCGAGGGCTACGCCGAGACGCGCCGAAAGACGATCCTAGACGCCCTTGGCGTGCAGGCCGGCGACCCGATCCTCTCCCTTGACCCGGCCAAGGCGCAGGCCGCCCTTGAAGCCCTGCCCTGGGTGCAGACGGCCGCCGTCGAGCGGCATCTGCCGGATCGCATTCGCCTTCACCTGACCGAGCGCGAGCCCCTGGCCCTTTGGCAGAGCAACGGCAAGCTTGCGCTTATCGATGTGGAAGGCGTTGTCATCCAGCGCGGCAAGCTGGCGCGGTTCCGGACACTGCCGGTCGTGATTGGCGGTTCGGCACCGAAAAAGGCGCAGGCCTTGTTCGCAACGCTTGGGCGCGAACCCGAACTTGCCGCCCGGGTCGCCACCGCGACGCTGATCGGCCGGCGGCGATGGAATCTGCGCCTGAAAAACGGCGTCGAAATCTATCTGCCGGAAGAAGGCCTCGCTACCGCCTGGGCAACGCTTAGTGAATACGAACGCCTTGAAGGCATCACGCAACATAAGGTGACGGTGGTTGATCTTCGCCTTGAAGGGCGGCTTGTCGTCCGCATCCCACAAATAAAGACAAAGCCGGGCCACCGGCCAGAACGCGAAACCTAA
- the ftsA gene encoding cell division protein FtsA — MTLAKTRNGLIAALDIGTTKICCFIAEHKDDGTLNVTGIGHQRSKGLRAGVIVNMEAAEQAILAAITSAETMTGETIREVIVNLSGGAPGSKLVDVEVPLSRDAIGDNDIHRAIAEGFPNDLPEERALLHTIPTGYRIDGSNGIDDPRGMFGHRLGVKINLITAMESAVRNLSVCIERCHLDVRVIVESAFAAGLASLVDDEMQLGATLIDIGGGTTSIAVFMEGNVYYTNSIPIGGQHVTNDIARGLSTPITHAERMKTLYGSALTSQTDDRELIDVPSVGEDERARANHVPRSMLTGIIKPRMEEIFEMVRNRLETSGFDRLAGRRVVLTGGASQLQGTRELAADILGKQVRLGRPIRIRGLAEATGGPAFATCAGLLGYALRDTPDPSGKIIFSQSRPSGRTGRIGQWLRENF, encoded by the coding sequence ATGACACTCGCAAAAACACGAAACGGTCTGATCGCAGCGCTGGATATCGGCACGACGAAGATCTGCTGTTTTATCGCCGAGCACAAAGACGATGGCACCCTGAACGTGACCGGCATCGGCCATCAGCGGTCAAAAGGGCTGCGCGCCGGCGTCATCGTCAACATGGAAGCCGCCGAACAGGCCATCCTTGCCGCCATCACTTCGGCAGAGACGATGACGGGGGAAACCATCCGCGAGGTCATCGTCAACCTTTCCGGTGGCGCGCCGGGGTCAAAACTTGTCGATGTTGAGGTTCCCTTGAGCCGGGACGCCATCGGCGACAACGACATCCACCGGGCAATCGCGGAAGGGTTCCCCAACGACCTTCCGGAAGAACGCGCGCTTCTTCATACCATCCCGACCGGCTATCGCATTGATGGCAGCAATGGCATCGACGACCCACGCGGGATGTTCGGCCACCGTCTCGGCGTAAAAATCAATCTGATTACCGCCATGGAAAGCGCCGTGCGCAACCTTTCTGTCTGCATCGAACGCTGCCATCTTGATGTGCGCGTCATTGTCGAATCGGCCTTTGCCGCCGGCCTTGCGTCCCTTGTCGATGACGAAATGCAGCTTGGGGCGACGCTGATCGATATCGGCGGCGGCACCACCTCGATCGCCGTGTTTATGGAAGGCAACGTCTATTACACGAACAGCATCCCGATCGGCGGCCAGCATGTAACGAATGACATCGCGCGCGGACTTTCCACACCGATCACCCACGCCGAACGCATGAAAACGCTGTATGGCAGCGCGCTGACATCCCAGACGGACGACCGCGAACTAATCGACGTGCCTTCTGTCGGCGAAGACGAACGCGCCCGGGCCAATCACGTGCCGCGCTCCATGCTGACGGGGATCATCAAACCCCGCATGGAGGAAATCTTCGAGATGGTCCGCAACCGCCTTGAAACAAGCGGCTTTGACCGTCTTGCCGGCCGACGCGTCGTCCTGACCGGCGGCGCCAGCCAGCTTCAGGGAACCCGCGAACTGGCTGCCGACATCCTTGGCAAACAGGTGCGCCTGGGCCGACCGATCCGCATTCGCGGTCTTGCCGAAGCGACTGGCGGCCCCGCTTTCGCCACATGCGCAGGCTTGCTTGGCTACGCCCTTCGCGACACCCCCGACCCATCGGGCAAAATTATTTTTTCCCAATCGCGGCCAAGCGGCCGCACAGGCCGTATCGGCCAATGGCTACGTGAGAATTTTTAA
- a CDS encoding UDP-3-O-[3-hydroxymyristoyl] N-acetylglucosamine deacetylase, which translates to MTVFQKTLRSKISCSGTGLHSGVHIAMTMHPAAPDTGILFRRTDIAGAGAELPARWDCVIDTFMGTTIGNAEGVRVATIEHLMAALRGCDIDNAIIDLSGPEVPVMDGSAAPFVFLIECAGIEEQAIGRTTLEITRPVVIQDGKRSAALLPSPGFTVECEINFKSEAISRQSCLFHLVNGTFKTDISRARTFGFENDVIKLRAAGLALGGSLKNAVVVSMNGDRVLNEEGLRYEDEFVRHKALDCIGDLYLAGGPISGLYRGIYSGHTLNNQLLRKLFAEKDAFRRVPAEAPSHKVAAWASPPLSAAEA; encoded by the coding sequence ATGACCGTCTTCCAAAAAACCCTGCGTAGCAAAATTTCCTGTTCCGGAACGGGTCTCCACAGCGGTGTTCACATCGCCATGACGATGCACCCCGCTGCGCCGGACACGGGCATTCTCTTTCGACGCACGGACATTGCCGGTGCCGGTGCCGAGTTGCCGGCGCGCTGGGATTGCGTCATCGATACCTTCATGGGCACAACCATTGGCAATGCGGAAGGCGTTCGGGTCGCCACCATTGAACATCTGATGGCCGCCCTTCGCGGCTGTGACATCGACAACGCAATCATCGACCTCTCAGGCCCGGAAGTGCCGGTGATGGACGGCAGCGCGGCGCCCTTCGTGTTTCTTATCGAATGCGCCGGCATCGAGGAACAGGCCATTGGGCGGACGACGCTTGAAATCACGCGACCGGTTGTAATCCAGGACGGCAAGCGCAGTGCCGCGCTGCTACCGTCCCCGGGTTTCACCGTCGAATGCGAAATTAACTTCAAAAGCGAGGCCATCTCCCGGCAAAGCTGCCTTTTCCATCTGGTCAACGGCACCTTCAAAACGGACATCAGCCGGGCGCGAACCTTTGGCTTTGAGAACGACGTCATCAAATTACGGGCGGCAGGTCTGGCGCTTGGCGGCTCACTGAAGAACGCCGTCGTCGTCAGCATGAACGGCGACCGGGTGCTGAACGAAGAAGGCTTGCGCTACGAGGACGAATTCGTCCGTCACAAAGCCCTGGATTGCATCGGTGACCTTTACCTGGCCGGCGGGCCGATCTCGGGCCTTTACCGCGGCATCTATTCCGGCCACACCCTGAACAACCAGTTGCTGCGCAAACTTTTCGCCGAAAAGGACGCCTTCCGCCGCGTCCCAGCGGAAGCACCCTCCCACAAAGTTGCCGCATGGGCCTCGCCACCGTTGAGCGCTGCCGAAGCCTGA
- a CDS encoding outer membrane protein assembly factor BamD → MPFSMMPRRFSFFRRFLMAFAVVFTLAACASDNEDTGTYIDEEDTLFTDRPASELYNLAMDTLLEGNVKGAVENFDAVERQHPYSIWATKAQLMSAYSYYLRNDYDEAIAGLDRFIHLHPGHQDTPYAYYLKALSYYEQISDVRRDQKMTEEAARALGTLIRRFPESKYARNARLKLDFTHNHLAGKEMEVGRYYQQRGNYLAAIKRFRGVVERYQNTTQVAEALHRLTESYIALGLISEARKSAAVLGYNFPGSPWYQDSYDLFAKKRLRPVLAANPSPDEPGK, encoded by the coding sequence ATGCCATTCTCAATGATGCCAAGACGATTTTCATTCTTCCGGCGGTTTTTGATGGCGTTCGCCGTCGTTTTCACGCTGGCCGCCTGTGCCTCCGACAACGAGGACACGGGCACCTATATCGACGAAGAAGACACCCTTTTTACCGACCGGCCGGCCTCGGAACTCTACAACCTGGCGATGGACACCCTTCTCGAAGGGAACGTTAAAGGTGCCGTCGAAAATTTTGACGCGGTCGAACGTCAGCATCCCTACTCGATCTGGGCCACAAAAGCCCAGTTGATGTCCGCCTACAGCTATTATCTGCGCAACGATTACGACGAGGCGATCGCGGGCCTCGACCGGTTCATCCACCTGCATCCCGGCCACCAGGATACGCCTTATGCGTATTACCTGAAGGCGCTCAGCTATTACGAACAGATTTCCGATGTGCGGCGCGATCAAAAAATGACCGAAGAGGCCGCCAGGGCGCTTGGGACACTTATTCGCCGTTTTCCAGAAAGCAAATATGCCCGCAACGCGCGCCTGAAACTGGACTTTACCCACAACCATCTTGCCGGCAAGGAGATGGAAGTTGGTCGCTATTATCAACAACGCGGCAACTACCTTGCCGCCATCAAACGCTTTCGGGGCGTCGTCGAACGCTACCAAAACACCACCCAGGTGGCCGAAGCGCTGCACCGGCTGACCGAATCCTATATTGCCCTTGGGCTCATCTCGGAGGCCCGCAAATCCGCCGCCGTGCTTGGCTATAATTTCCCAGGCAGCCCGTGGTACCAGGACAGCTACGACCTGTTTGCGAAGAAGCGGCTTCGCCCCGTGTTGGCGGCAAACCCTTCTCCAGATGAACCCGGCAAATAG
- the recN gene encoding DNA repair protein RecN gives MLTGLSIRNFVLIDRLDLSLHKGLCVFTGETGAGKSILLGAIGLSLGERASPTLLRPGTKQGSVAAEFLLPPDDATQANPTRTLLAEAGLAEACLANESRQLILRRVFSADGKSRAFINDTPVSVSTLQTLGASLVEIQGQFENRGLLNPATHRKALDLFGDYDALQHKTAAAFNAWKQAEDDLAEAQRTRQAATAQEENLRQYADELSSLAPQQGEEKTLSETREWLRHGEQLAEALQQAKTALGAEKSVEDAIGLARKSLERQAENAKGNFDPILESLASAALEIMEAENAIAQLGDAMEADPGRLDEAEERLFALRAAARKHGVEVDALPRLYDEFKATLQALEVATESLRQYEIRVAKAREAYLQTASELRKARSHAAKRLDQAIGKELAPIKLEKAIFRTTLMPLEEARFTEQGMDRIVFEGAMNPGTPLRPLAKVASGGELARLMLALKVVLSHANPVPSLIFDEVDSGIGGAVATAVGERLARLGNGLQILVITHSPQVAAIGAHHWRVHKSTTKAGSVTNAEKLSKKGRREEIARMLAGAEVTDEARAAADQLLRAQKP, from the coding sequence ATGCTTACCGGCCTTTCCATCCGGAACTTCGTTTTAATCGATCGGCTGGACCTTTCCCTTCATAAAGGCCTTTGCGTTTTTACCGGCGAGACCGGTGCCGGAAAATCCATCCTGCTGGGCGCAATCGGGCTTTCCCTTGGGGAACGCGCCTCGCCAACGTTGCTTCGCCCCGGCACCAAACAGGGAAGCGTCGCGGCAGAATTTCTTCTGCCCCCGGACGACGCAACCCAGGCGAACCCGACACGCACCCTCCTTGCCGAAGCCGGCCTTGCCGAAGCCTGCCTTGCCAATGAGAGCCGCCAGTTGATTCTACGGCGTGTGTTTTCAGCCGACGGCAAAAGCCGCGCCTTTATCAACGACACCCCGGTCAGCGTTTCCACCCTGCAAACGCTTGGTGCCAGCCTGGTTGAAATTCAGGGACAGTTCGAAAACCGGGGCCTTCTTAACCCCGCAACCCATCGCAAAGCGCTGGATTTATTTGGCGATTACGACGCCCTGCAGCACAAAACCGCCGCCGCCTTCAACGCCTGGAAACAGGCGGAAGACGACCTGGCCGAAGCGCAAAGGACACGTCAGGCCGCCACCGCACAGGAAGAAAATTTGCGCCAATACGCCGACGAGTTATCGAGCCTGGCCCCACAACAGGGCGAGGAAAAGACCCTCAGCGAAACGCGCGAATGGCTTCGTCACGGCGAGCAATTGGCCGAAGCCCTGCAACAGGCAAAGACGGCGCTGGGCGCTGAGAAAAGCGTCGAAGACGCCATCGGCCTTGCCCGGAAAAGTCTGGAGCGGCAGGCGGAAAATGCCAAAGGAAATTTCGACCCCATTCTGGAAAGCCTTGCCAGCGCCGCCCTCGAAATCATGGAAGCCGAAAATGCCATCGCCCAGCTTGGCGACGCGATGGAGGCCGACCCGGGGCGTCTCGATGAGGCCGAAGAACGCCTGTTTGCCTTGCGTGCCGCCGCGCGCAAACATGGCGTCGAGGTGGATGCCCTGCCCCGCCTTTACGACGAGTTTAAAGCCACCCTTCAGGCCCTTGAAGTGGCGACGGAGAGTTTGCGTCAATATGAAATTCGGGTTGCCAAAGCGCGCGAAGCCTATCTGCAAACGGCCAGCGAGCTTCGCAAGGCCCGCAGCCACGCAGCAAAGCGTCTGGACCAGGCAATCGGCAAGGAACTCGCCCCCATCAAGCTTGAAAAGGCCATCTTCCGAACCACGCTTATGCCTCTGGAAGAGGCGCGCTTTACGGAACAGGGCATGGATCGCATCGTCTTTGAAGGCGCGATGAATCCCGGCACCCCCTTGCGGCCGCTTGCAAAAGTCGCCTCGGGCGGCGAACTGGCCCGGCTGATGCTGGCCCTGAAAGTCGTGCTGTCACACGCAAACCCGGTGCCGTCCCTGATTTTTGATGAAGTCGACAGCGGCATCGGCGGTGCCGTCGCCACGGCGGTCGGCGAAAGGCTGGCGCGGCTGGGAAACGGCCTGCAAATTCTTGTCATTACCCATTCCCCCCAGGTGGCGGCCATCGGCGCGCATCACTGGCGCGTACACAAATCGACTACCAAAGCGGGCAGCGTGACGAACGCCGAGAAACTTTCCAAAAAAGGCCGCCGCGAGGAAATCGCCCGCATGCTGGCCGGTGCCGAGGTAACGGACGAAGCCCGCGCCGCCGCCGATCAACTGCTTCGGGCACAAAAGCCATGA